The Arachis ipaensis cultivar K30076 chromosome B07, Araip1.1, whole genome shotgun sequence genome includes a window with the following:
- the LOC107606855 gene encoding uncharacterized protein LOC107606855 has protein sequence MPKNFVLPTALEPYKGFGDPRAHIKKFQSMMFFNGANNEPVLCRAFSTYLDGAALLWFSKLSAGSISSFEELARSFIDYFAASRIYVHGSDYLGTIKQGQHESLKDYMTRFAEATMEIQDLDPAVHLHALKAGLRPGKFWEMIVVTKPKTLKEFRERAAGQMEIEELCESQKADKQPHRRDEEKNFRSPSNKKPKKPLKLTPKFNTYTRFNTKRENIIKEILNAKIVKSPARAGSYQYQRFVDRSKHCAFHQKFRHTTDECIVAKDLLKRLARQGLLDKYVEGRKTKEVTSDRDEHPRASTDKDKGKRTSPNLPRGIINYISGGYAGGGETTSARKRSYRAMLAIEGTTHLQREKDADITITFNQSDFKLASPNLDDPVVISIQAGELLVRKTLLDPGSSADVLFYSTFKKMKLSEKIMQPSSRELVGFSVERVPIMGHIWLRTTMGEDPISKSIDIQYLIVDCYSLYNIIIRRPALNAFRALVSILHLCVKFPVQENRIATMYVDHQEARQCYNASLKQNSTKQTTRPQVQAIHNTAMILTLSELDPREDFNERPQPMDNLQRVILTENEKHFTHIGEALEGEERSKLITILRSNADLFAWTPDDMPGINPEVIFHKLAIDKGVRPVA, from the coding sequence CCCGCGCCCATATTAAGAAATTCCAATCCATGATGTTTTTTAATGGCGCTAACAATGAACCTGTACTCTGTCGAGCTTTTTCAACTTACCTTGATGGTGCTGCGTTACTCTGGTTTTCTAAGTTATCTGCAGGTTCAATTTCTTCTTTTGAGGAGCTGGCAAGGTCTTTTATCGATTACTTTGCCGCATCAAGAATATATGTGCACGGATCAGACTATCTAGGCACTATCAAACAAGGACAACATGAAAGCCTAAAGGACTACATGACTCGGTTTGCTGAGGCAACCATGGAGATTCAAGACTTAGATCCGGCAGTCCACCTGCACGCCCTTAAAGCCGGCCTCAGACCTGGCAAGTTCTGGGAGATGATTGTTGTAACTAAACCAAAGACACTAAAAGAGTTCCGAGAAAGGGCCGCAGGCCAGATGGAGATCGAAGAGCTCTGCGAATCCCAGAAAGCAGATAAACAGCCACACAGAAGAGATGAGGAAAAAAATTTTAGATCACCGAGCAACAAGAAACCAAAGAAGCCTCTCAAGCTCACACCAAAATTTAATACCTACACCAGATTCAACACCAAGAGGGAGAACATCATCAAGGAGATTCTCAATGCCAAAATAGTAAAATCGCCGGCCCGAGCAGGGAGTTACCAATATCAAAGGTTCGTGGATAGAAGCAAGCATTGCGCTTTTCATCAAAAGTTCAGACACACTACAGACGAGTGCATCGTTGCCAAAGACCTACTCAAAAGACTAGCACGCCAAGGACTCCTAGACAAGTACGTCGAAGGACGTAAAACCAAAGAAGTCACCTCGGACAGAGATGAGCACCCACGAGCATCAACAGACAAGGACAAAGGAAAACGGACATCACCCAACTTGCCAAGAGGTATTATCAACTACATATCAGGAGGTTACGCAGGTGGGGGTGAAACAACTTCGGCTAGAAAACGAAGTTATAGAGCGATGCTAGCAATTGAAGGAACAACACACCTCCAAAGAGAAAAAGACGCAGACATCACAATAACATTCAATCAATCAGACTTCAAATTGGCAAGCCCTAACCTCGACGATCCGGTAGTAATCTCCATTCAAGCTGGAGAACTGTTGGTAAGAAAAACACTACTAGATCCAGGTAGCAGTGctgatgttttattttattccactttcaaaAAAATGAAATTATCAGAAAAAATAATGCAACCTTCCTCTAGAGAGCTGGTTGGTTTCTCCGTAGAAAGAGTCCCCATTATGGGACATATATGGTTAAGGACGACGATGGGAGAAGACCCTATCTCAAAGTCGATTGATATCCAATATTTGATAGTAGACTGTTATAGCCTTTATAATATTATCATCAGAAGACCTGCTCTGAATGCATTCAGGGCATTAGTGTCTATTTTACATCTGTGTGTTAAGTTTCCCGTGCAGGAAAACAGGATAGCAACAATGTATGTGGATCACCAAGAAGCTCGGCAGTGCTACAATGCCAGCCTAAAGCAAAACTCAACAAAACAGACAACTCGGCCACAAGTGCAAGCAATCCATAATACAGCCATGATCTTAACATTATCCGAGCTTGATCCAAGGGAGGATTTCAATGAAAGACCTCAGCCAATGGACAACCTCCAGCGAGTAATATTAACAGAAAATGAGAAGCATTTCACACACATCGGAGAAGCCTTAGAGGGGGAAGAACGATCAAAACTAATAACAATACTTCGAAGCAACGCCGATCTATTCGCGTGGACGCCTGATGACATGCCTGGAATAAATCCAGAAGTCATCTTCCACAAGCTAGCAATTGACAAGGGAGTCCGACCTGtggcataa
- the LOC107606856 gene encoding uncharacterized protein LOC107606856 produces MASPKTIKEVQQLAGRVAALSRFLPAVANRSYHFFQIISKNKKFAWTEECEKSFVELKQLLASPPILQRPETGKPLHLYLSVSNHAISSVLVVETGKMQSPVYFISRVLQPTETRYLRIEQPVLALVTTARRLRHYFQSHTIIVRTDQPLRQILTRPEFARRLIKWSIELSKFDIQYQSRKTLKSQILADFISEMTTEAQPAETSWSIHVEYEALLIGLKLAQQLKIPRIIVYCDSLLVVHQIKGDYQVKDPLLEKYWLITKDLISKFNEFNIIHVNREQNTRADVLSKLATTRQTTSTPALSQLTLDKPSFELNTISSIMQVQDWRTPFLKYINTRTVPKKESSLPLFQRRASFYTVIGSTLYRRGYSQPLLKCISKDEAEEVMAKTHEGVCGNHIGGRALAAKILQIGYYWPTIKRDCILKVKACNNQKHATVSEIPSEKLHTVEVSWPFDKWELDILRPFPKVPGQVKFLLVSIDYFSKWIEAQPLAHITVDKVRSFLWKNIICRYGIPREIISDNGRQFTDHKLASFLTNFNIKYHFSSVEHPQTNGQIESANRIILQGLKKKLGEAKGE; encoded by the exons ATGGCAAGCCCGAAGACAATAAAAGAAGTTCAACAACTTGCAGGAAGAGTAGCCGCCCTGTCACGTTTCTTACCTGCAGTGGCAAACCGATCATATCATTTCTTCCAAATAATCTCTAAGAATAAGAAATTTGCATGGACCGAGGAATGTGAAAAATCTTTTGTGGAGCTCAAACAGCTCTTAGCATCACCTCCAATACTCCAGAGACCAGAAACAGGTAAACCATTGCATTTATACTTATCAGTATCTAACCATGCTATAAGTTCGGTCCTAGTGGTTGAAACAGGGAAAATGCAAAGCcctgtatacttcatcagtagggTATTACAGCCAACGGAGACAAGATACCTGAGAATAGAACAACCGGTGCTAGCACTAGTCACCACGGCAAGGAGACTAAGGCACTATTTCCAGAGCCACACAATAATAGTCCGTACTGACCAACCTCTGAGACAGATATTAACCAGACCCGAGTTTGCTAGACGATTAATCAAATGGTCCATCGAGCTCTCTAAGTTTGACATTCAGTACCAATCAAGGAAAACCTTGAAATCACAAATACTGGCCGACTTCATCTCAGAAATGACTACCGAGGCACAACCCGCAGAGACGAGTTGGAGTATACAC GTAGAATATGAGGCTCTGCTGATAGGACTAAAGCTCGCCCAACAACTCAAAATACCTCGGATAATAGTTTACTGCGACTCTTTACTAGTAGTACATCAAATCAAAGGCGACTACCAGGTAAAAGATCCTTTGTTAGAGAAGTATTGGCTCATAACAAAGGATCTTATTTCAAAGTTCAATGAATTTAACATTATTCATGTAAACCGAGAGCAAAACACTAGAGCTGATGTATTATCCAAATTAGCCACTACTAGGCAGACAACAAGCACACCAGCACTATCACAGTTGACACTTGATAAACCGAGCTTTGAGCTAAATACAATATCAAGTATCATGCAGGTACAGGATTGGAGAACACCTTTCCTCAAATACATCAATACAAGAACCGTACCAAAGAAAGAATCAAGCTTACCACTCTTCCAAAGGAGGGCAAGCTTCTACACAGTGATAGGAAGCACCCTGTACAGGCGAGGATACTCACAACCACTCCTCAAATGCATCAGCAAAGATGAGGCCGAAGAAGTCATGGCAAAAACACACGAGGGGGTCTGCGGGAACCACATCGGAGGCCGAGCACTGGCCGCCAAAATATTACAGATAGGGTATTACTGGCCAACAATCAAAAGAGACTGTATTTTAAAAGTCAAAGCATGCAACAATCAAAAACACGCCACAGTCTCAGAAATTCCATCCGAAAAGCTCCACACCGtagaggtaagctggcctttcgATAAATGGGAACTAGATATCCTCAGACCTTTCCCAAAAGTGCCAGGACAGGTAAAATTCCTTTTAGTATCAATAGACTATTTCTCTaaatggatagaagcacaacCACTAGCACACATAACAGTAGACAAGGTGAGATCTTTCCTATGGAAAAATATCATATGTAGGTATGGCATACCAAGAGAAATAATCTCTGATAATGGAAGGCAGTTTACAGATCATAAACTCGCTTCTTTCCTAACAAATTTCAACATTAAATATCATTTCAGCTCGGTTGAGCACCCACAAACTAATGGACAGATCGAGTCCGCTAATAGAATTATCTTGCAGGGTTTAAAGAAAAAGCTCGGCGAAGCCAAAGGCGAGTAG